In Molothrus ater isolate BHLD 08-10-18 breed brown headed cowbird chromosome 23, BPBGC_Mater_1.1, whole genome shotgun sequence, a single genomic region encodes these proteins:
- the AURKAIP1 gene encoding aurora kinase A-interacting protein: MLISRLSSQLLKASRIAGHLLPRSVSSFLCCRSPCARYSTQPQNPSGAQPQQWHTLDPELEEILIPRKLSISPLESWLTVRYSLPKAQPEASHEHPEPLECPPAAGTGQVEEGEGALGDRVQCRNVLKIRRRKMNRHKYKKLLKRRKFIRRRIKEGRKKKRQIKFEKDLERIWKKAGLKSAPAGWQTPKIYLRSSKR, translated from the exons atgttaataTCACGGCTGAGTTCCCAGTTACTGAAGGCTTCGAGAATTGCAG GCCACCTCCTGCCCAGGTCGGTGTCGTCGTTCCTGTGCTGCCGCTCCCCGTGCGCCCGCTACAGCacccagccccaaaaccccagcggggcccagccccagcagtggcacACGCTGGaccctgagctggaggagatcCTCATCCCCAGGAAACTCTCCATCAGCCCCTTGGAGAGCTGGCTCACAGTCAGGTACTCCCTCCCCAAAGCTCAGCCAGAAGCCAGCCATGAACacccagagcccctggagtgTCCCCCCGCCGCTGGGACGGGGCAggtggaggaaggagagggagctCTGGGTGACAGAGTGCAGTGCAGGAACGTGCTGAAGATCCGCAGGAGGAAAATGAACAGGCACAAGTACAAGAAGCTGCTCAAGAGGAGGAAGTTCATCCGCAGGAGGATAAAGGAGGGGCGCAAGAAGAAGCGGCAG aTAAAATTTGAGAAAGATTTGGAGCGCATCTGGAAGAAAGCTGGCTTGAAAAGTGCTCCTGCAGGCTGGCAAACCCCCAAGATCTACCTGAGGAGTTCCAAGCGCTAA
- the LOC118694911 gene encoding C-factor-like — protein MAQPRCRSVLITGCSRGIGLGLVRGLAAASPSPDLVFATCRYPEKAQELQQLSKQYSNIRLLQLDVVCENSIKKVVKEVEEIVGDKGLNCLINNAGINVLASLEEVTAETMLTIYETNTVAQLMVTKAFLPLLRKAAQLGTGMGCHRAAIINMSSLAASMQLVQANEMFLKVYPYRIAKTALNMITRCLAADLKSDGILCISLHPGWLQTDMGGNMAPMQVQEAIPGILSVLERLGEKENGSFLDWQGETLPW, from the exons ATggcccagccccgctgccgCTCCGTGCTCATCACCGGCTGCAGCCGCGGCAtcgggctggggctggtgcgGGGGCTCGCAGCCGCCAGCCCCTCCCCGGATTTGGTCTTTGCGACGTGCCGGTACCCCGAGAAGGCGCAG GAACTGCAACAGCTCAGCAAGCAATACAGCAACATCAGGCTCCTGCAACTGG ATGTGGTCTGTGAGAACAGCATCAAGAAAGTGGTGAAGGAAGTGGAAGAAATCGTGGGAGACAAAGGGCTGAACTGCCTGATCAACAACGCTGGCATCAACGTGCTGGCCTCGCTGGAGGAGGTCACGGCAGAGACCATGCTCACCATTTATGAAACCAACACCGTGGCCCAGCTGATGGTCACCAAg GCGTTCCTCCcgctgctgaggaaggcagcacagctgggcactggcaTGGGCTGTCACAGAGCTGCCATCATCAACATGTCCTCCCTGGCTGCCTCCATGCAGCTCGTCCAGGCCAACGAGATGTTCCTCAAGGTCTATCCCTACAGGATAGCAAAG ACTGCCTTGAACATGATCACCCGGTGTCTCGCTGCAGACCTGAAATCAGACGGAATTCTCTGCATTTCCTTGCACCCAGGCTGGCTTCAAACAGACATGGGTGGGAACATG GCTCCCATGCAGGTGCAGGAGGCCATCCCAGGTATTCTCTCTGTTCTGGAACGTCTcggtgaaaaagaaaatggttctTTCCTGGACTGGCAAGGGGAAACTCTGCCGTGGTAG
- the CCNL2 gene encoding cyclin-L2 isoform X2 — protein MNDSLRTDVFVRFQPESIACACIYLAARTLEIPLPNRPHWFLLFGATEEEIQEICLKILQLYTRKKVDLSDLESKIEKKKLAIEEAKAQAKGLVPEGVPSLDNTSGFSPIPKNESPKEVKGNKPSPLPVQAMKNAKRKTEGAKRTSSNSPVNGVQKGRESRSRSGSRDQSYSRSPSRSASPKHRKSESYSTSSGSKSQSRSRSRSDSPPRQLNHSSAYKGSKGRGYKKSKDYSKYQGGHKGRRSRSRSSSRSRSRSRERPEHAGKYKKKGQGHYYRNHRHERARSYERGHRYDRDRDRERDREHPGHSRHRR, from the exons ATGAACGACAGCCTGAGAACTGATGTGTTTGTGAGGTTCCAGCCAGAGAGCATTGCCTGTGCCTGCATTTACCTGGCAGCCAGGACACTGGAG ATCCCTCTTCCAAATCGCCCACATTGGTTTTTACTGTTTGGAGCgacagaggaagaaattcaAGAAATCTGCTTAAAAATCTTGCAGCTCTACACGAGGAAAAAG GTGGATTTATCTGATCTGGaaagtaaaatagaaaagaagaaattggcTATTGAAGAGGCAAAAGCACAAGCTAAAGGTCTGGTACCTGAGGGAGTTCCAAGCTTGGATAACACATCGGGATTTTCCCCTATCCCAAAAAATG AGTCTCCAAAAGAGGTGAAAGGAAATAAACCCTCACCCCTACCTGTGCAGGCCATGAAGAAtgccaaaaggaaaacagagggagCGAAGAGAACCAGCTCCAACAGCCCAGTCAATGG TGtccagaaaggaagagagagcagGAGTCGAAGTGGAAGCAGAGATCAGAGTTACTCAAGGTCCCCATCGAGGTCTGCATCCCCCAAGCACAG GAAGAGCGAGAGCTACTCCACGTCCAGCGGCTCCAAGTCCCAGAGCCGCTCGCGGAGCCGCAGCGATTCCCCCCCGAGGCAGCTCAACCACAGCTCTGCCTACAAGGGCTCCAAGGGCCGCGGCTACAAGAAATCCAAGGACTACAGCAAGTACCAGGGGGGGCACAAGGGCCGCAGGTCCCGCTCCCGGAGCTCGTCCCGCTCCCGCAGCCGCTCCCGCGAGCGCCCCGAGCACGCGGGCAAGTACAAgaagaagggacagggacactaCTACCGCAACCACCGGCACGAGAGAGCCCGCTCCTACGAGAGAGGGCACCGCTacgacagggacagggacagagagagggacagggagcaccCCGGGCACAGCCGGCACCGCCGgtga
- the CCNL2 gene encoding cyclin-L2 isoform X1: MAAAAAAAGGGPAGPQAAGAAPAPVPGPGAVLIGDRLYSGVLITLENCLLPEHTLRFTPSMSSGLDPDTETELRVTGCELIQAAGILLRLPQVAMATGQVLFQRFFYTKSFVKHSMEHVSMACVHLASKIEEAPRRIRDVINVFHRLRHLREKKKPVPLILDQEYVNLKNQIIKAERRVLKELGFCVHVKHPHKIIVMYLQVLECERNQHLVQTSWNYMNDSLRTDVFVRFQPESIACACIYLAARTLEIPLPNRPHWFLLFGATEEEIQEICLKILQLYTRKKVDLSDLESKIEKKKLAIEEAKAQAKGLVPEGVPSLDNTSGFSPIPKNESPKEVKGNKPSPLPVQAMKNAKRKTEGAKRTSSNSPVNGVQKGRESRSRSGSRDQSYSRSPSRSASPKHRKSESYSTSSGSKSQSRSRSRSDSPPRQLNHSSAYKGSKGRGYKKSKDYSKYQGGHKGRRSRSRSSSRSRSRSRERPEHAGKYKKKGQGHYYRNHRHERARSYERGHRYDRDRDRERDREHPGHSRHRR, from the exons atggcggcggcagcggcagcagcgggcggcggccccgcgggccCTCAGGCGGCCGGCGCGGCTCCCGCCCCGGTACCGGGTCCCGGCGCGGTGCTGATCGGCGACCGGCTGTATTCGGGCGTGCTGATTACGCTGGAGAACTGCCTACTGCCCGAGCACACGCTGCGTTTCACGCCGTCCATGAGCAGCGGCCTAGACCCCGACACCGAGACCGAGCTGCGCGTCACCGGCTGCGAGCTCATCCAGGCGGCCGGGATCCTGCTGCGACTGCCGCAG GTGGCTATGGCTACAGGACAGGTGCTATTCCAGCGTTTCTTTTATACCAAGTCTTTTGTGAAGCATTCCATGGAG CATGTTTCCATGGCCTGTGTCCATCTGGCATCCAAAATTGAGGAAGCCCCCAGACGCATTCGGGATGTGATCAATGTGTTCCATCGCCTCAGGCACCTGAGGGAGAAAAA AAAACCTGTGCCTCTAATATTGGATCAAGAATATGTGAACTTGAAGAATCAGATAATTAAGGCAGAAAGAAGAGTGTTGAAGGAGTTGGGATTTTGTGTTCACGTGAAGCACCCTCATAAG ATAATCGTTATGTACCTTCAGGTATTAGAATGTGAACGTAACCAACACCTGGTCCAGACCTCATG GAACTACATGAACGACAGCCTGAGAACTGATGTGTTTGTGAGGTTCCAGCCAGAGAGCATTGCCTGTGCCTGCATTTACCTGGCAGCCAGGACACTGGAG ATCCCTCTTCCAAATCGCCCACATTGGTTTTTACTGTTTGGAGCgacagaggaagaaattcaAGAAATCTGCTTAAAAATCTTGCAGCTCTACACGAGGAAAAAG GTGGATTTATCTGATCTGGaaagtaaaatagaaaagaagaaattggcTATTGAAGAGGCAAAAGCACAAGCTAAAGGTCTGGTACCTGAGGGAGTTCCAAGCTTGGATAACACATCGGGATTTTCCCCTATCCCAAAAAATG AGTCTCCAAAAGAGGTGAAAGGAAATAAACCCTCACCCCTACCTGTGCAGGCCATGAAGAAtgccaaaaggaaaacagagggagCGAAGAGAACCAGCTCCAACAGCCCAGTCAATGG TGtccagaaaggaagagagagcagGAGTCGAAGTGGAAGCAGAGATCAGAGTTACTCAAGGTCCCCATCGAGGTCTGCATCCCCCAAGCACAG GAAGAGCGAGAGCTACTCCACGTCCAGCGGCTCCAAGTCCCAGAGCCGCTCGCGGAGCCGCAGCGATTCCCCCCCGAGGCAGCTCAACCACAGCTCTGCCTACAAGGGCTCCAAGGGCCGCGGCTACAAGAAATCCAAGGACTACAGCAAGTACCAGGGGGGGCACAAGGGCCGCAGGTCCCGCTCCCGGAGCTCGTCCCGCTCCCGCAGCCGCTCCCGCGAGCGCCCCGAGCACGCGGGCAAGTACAAgaagaagggacagggacactaCTACCGCAACCACCGGCACGAGAGAGCCCGCTCCTACGAGAGAGGGCACCGCTacgacagggacagggacagagagagggacagggagcaccCCGGGCACAGCCGGCACCGCCGgtga
- the CCNL2 gene encoding cyclin-L2 isoform X3 has product MAAAAAAAGGGPAGPQAAGAAPAPVPGPGAVLIGDRLYSGVLITLENCLLPEHTLRFTPSMSSGLDPDTETELRVTGCELIQAAGILLRLPQVAMATGQVLFQRFFYTKSFVKHSMEHVSMACVHLASKIEEAPRRIRDVINVFHRLRHLREKKKPVPLILDQEYVNLKNQIIKAERRVLKELGFCVHVKHPHKIIVMYLQVLECERNQHLVQTSWVASEGK; this is encoded by the exons atggcggcggcagcggcagcagcgggcggcggccccgcgggccCTCAGGCGGCCGGCGCGGCTCCCGCCCCGGTACCGGGTCCCGGCGCGGTGCTGATCGGCGACCGGCTGTATTCGGGCGTGCTGATTACGCTGGAGAACTGCCTACTGCCCGAGCACACGCTGCGTTTCACGCCGTCCATGAGCAGCGGCCTAGACCCCGACACCGAGACCGAGCTGCGCGTCACCGGCTGCGAGCTCATCCAGGCGGCCGGGATCCTGCTGCGACTGCCGCAG GTGGCTATGGCTACAGGACAGGTGCTATTCCAGCGTTTCTTTTATACCAAGTCTTTTGTGAAGCATTCCATGGAG CATGTTTCCATGGCCTGTGTCCATCTGGCATCCAAAATTGAGGAAGCCCCCAGACGCATTCGGGATGTGATCAATGTGTTCCATCGCCTCAGGCACCTGAGGGAGAAAAA AAAACCTGTGCCTCTAATATTGGATCAAGAATATGTGAACTTGAAGAATCAGATAATTAAGGCAGAAAGAAGAGTGTTGAAGGAGTTGGGATTTTGTGTTCACGTGAAGCACCCTCATAAG ATAATCGTTATGTACCTTCAGGTATTAGAATGTGAACGTAACCAACACCTGGTCCAGACCTCATG GGTAGCCTCTGAGGGTAAGTGA
- the MRPL20 gene encoding 39S ribosomal protein L20, mitochondrial has translation MVVLSAARWVRSRLSDRFWRVQEVLKYARHFRGRKNRCYKLAVRSVRRAFVKSTKARREKKRFLRALWITRIEAASLEHGLKYPAFISNLAKSQVELNRKVLADLAIYEPKTFKSLAALAQRRRQEGFLAALGDGKEPEGIFSRIVHHHY, from the exons ATGGTGGTGCTGAGCGCGGCGCGCTGGGTGCGCAGCCGCCTCTCGGATCGCTTCTGGAGGGTGCAGGAGGTGCTCAAGTACGCGCGG cattttcGTGGCAGGAAGAACCGCTGCTACAAGCTGGCAGTGAGGAGCGTCCGCAGGGCTTTCGTCAAGTCCACCAAGGccaggagggagaagaagagaTTCCTCAGAGCG CTCTGGATCACAAGGATTGAAGCAGCTTCCCTTGAACATGGTTTGAAGTACCCAGCCTTCATAAGCAACCTGGCCAAG TCGCAGGTGGAGCTGAACAGGAAAGTTCTGGCTGACTTGGCCATTTATGAGCCAAAGACATTCAAATCCCTGGCAGCTTTGGCCCAGAGGAGGAGACAGGAAGGGttcctggctgccctgggagatGGAAAAGAACCAGAGGGGATATTTTCACGTATTGTGCACCACCACTATTGA
- the TMEM88B gene encoding transmembrane protein 88B, giving the protein MPGQEPEDFGAEILSEKSRMIPGLPPYDMDEQLLPRQPRSPCCCLAWTLLIGTMNSLVFLLNLLLMFVIFTVVLLPTIVVVYFGFQCHSQVLHSSARYCKSILDDNSSSALIILGFVIMSPLLVVAMAIYCSLARRLQLLVCFQPYSLALYKGGRCCHPGEGAPCCARGRGRQLKAWV; this is encoded by the exons ATGCCTGGCCAGGAGCCTGAGGACTTTGGAGCAGAAATCCTGTCGGAAAAATCGCGGATGATCCCTGGGCTCCCCCCGTATGACATggatgagcagctcctgcccaggcagccccgcagcccctgctgctgcctggcctggACCCTGCTGATAGGAACCATGAACTCCCTGGTTTTCCTCCTGAATTTGCTCCTGATGTTTGTTATTTTCACCGTCGTGCTCCTTCCTACCATCGTGGTGGTTTACTTTGGCTTCCAGTGCCACTCCCAG GTGCTGCACTCCTCTGCCCGCTATTGCAAGAGCATCCTGGACGAcaacagctcctctgccctcaTCATCCTGGGCTTTGTCATCATGTCCCCCCTGCTGGTGGTGGCCATGGCCATCTACTGCAGCCTGGCCCGgcgcctgcagctcctggtgtgcTTCCAGCCCTACAGCCTGGCCCTGTACAAGGGGGGCCgctgctgccaccctggggagggggctccgTGCTGCGCCAGGGGCCGCGGCCGCCAGCTCAAGGCCTGGGTGTGA